A single window of Streptomyces cathayae DNA harbors:
- a CDS encoding MDR family MFS transporter, translating into MAGDAHGRTERAGSTRPSPGAGSGPPPAAAGPPAAAGPPEQAPKNLVVSISALLLGLLLAALDQTIVATALPTIVSELGGLEHLSWVVTAYLLASTAATPLWGKLGDQYGRKRLFQLAILIFLLGSALCGAAQDMSQLIAFRALQGLGGGGLVVLSMAIVGDLVPPRERGKYQGMFGAVFGTTSVLGPLLGGLFTEHLSWRWVFYVNLPLGVVALAVIATVLHIPRRSTRHVIDYLGTFLIASVATCLVLVASLGGTTWGWDSPQTVGLAVLGVVLAVVFVAVERRAAEPVLPLKLFRIRTFALSVVISFIIGFAMFGALTYLPAFLQMVHGVSPTMSGVYMLPMVFGTLSASTVSGQIVSRTGRWKVFPIAGTAVTTVGLLLLHQLDEHSSTAVMSTFFLVFGLGLGLVMQVLVLIVQNAVSYQDLGVATSGSTFFRSIGASFGVAVYGTIFASGLEDRLTDAFRGERLPPGVSVDALQADPRGMADLPTALRPEAVHAYAAAITDVFLYAVPLALLGFALAWLFKEDKLRTSAPAPDGTGAPAGRSAERPAPDEAGRALSLLGTHEGRREIYRTTTVRAGCDLLPATSWLLLGIKEGGPVEAALLAERSTLPPAVVLEAARQAEARHLVAREGPDLVLTDDGCAVVERLARAQEEFLAELLGDRWGPDRPTDLVRLAHELTEELGGSRAGNPHDDSPEGPHGERPEAPVG; encoded by the coding sequence ATGGCCGGGGACGCGCACGGCAGGACGGAGCGGGCGGGCAGCACGAGGCCCTCACCCGGTGCCGGTTCCGGACCGCCGCCCGCCGCCGCAGGGCCGCCCGCCGCCGCGGGCCCCCCGGAGCAGGCGCCCAAGAACCTCGTCGTCTCGATCAGCGCCCTGCTGCTCGGTCTGCTCCTCGCCGCCCTCGACCAGACCATCGTGGCCACCGCGCTGCCCACCATCGTCAGCGAACTGGGCGGTCTGGAGCACCTGTCCTGGGTGGTCACCGCGTATCTGCTGGCCTCGACCGCGGCCACCCCGCTGTGGGGCAAGCTCGGCGACCAGTACGGCCGCAAGCGGCTGTTCCAACTCGCCATCCTCATCTTCCTGCTGGGCTCCGCGCTGTGCGGCGCGGCGCAGGACATGTCCCAGCTGATCGCCTTCCGCGCGCTCCAGGGGCTGGGCGGCGGCGGACTGGTCGTGCTGTCCATGGCGATCGTCGGCGACCTCGTCCCGCCCCGTGAACGCGGCAAGTACCAGGGCATGTTCGGCGCGGTCTTCGGCACGACGAGCGTCCTCGGGCCGCTCCTCGGCGGACTGTTCACCGAACATCTCAGCTGGCGCTGGGTGTTCTACGTCAACCTGCCCCTCGGAGTCGTCGCGCTCGCCGTGATCGCGACGGTGCTGCACATCCCGCGCAGATCCACCCGGCACGTCATCGACTACCTCGGCACCTTCCTCATCGCCTCCGTCGCGACCTGCCTCGTCCTGGTCGCCTCCCTCGGCGGCACCACCTGGGGCTGGGACTCGCCGCAGACCGTCGGCCTCGCGGTGCTGGGCGTCGTCCTCGCCGTCGTCTTCGTCGCGGTGGAACGGCGGGCGGCCGAACCCGTACTGCCGCTGAAACTGTTCCGGATCCGCACCTTCGCGCTCTCCGTCGTGATCAGCTTCATCATCGGCTTCGCCATGTTTGGCGCGCTGACCTATCTGCCGGCGTTCCTCCAGATGGTCCACGGGGTGAGCCCGACCATGTCCGGCGTGTACATGCTGCCGATGGTGTTCGGCACGCTGTCGGCCTCGACCGTCTCCGGACAGATCGTCAGCCGCACCGGCCGCTGGAAGGTGTTCCCCATCGCGGGCACCGCCGTCACCACCGTCGGCCTGCTGCTGCTCCACCAGCTCGACGAGCACAGCTCCACCGCCGTGATGAGCACCTTCTTCCTCGTCTTCGGCCTCGGCCTCGGGCTGGTCATGCAGGTCCTGGTGCTGATCGTGCAGAACGCCGTCTCCTACCAGGACCTGGGCGTCGCCACCTCCGGCTCGACCTTCTTCCGCTCCATCGGCGCCTCCTTCGGCGTCGCCGTCTACGGCACGATCTTCGCGAGCGGCCTCGAGGACCGGCTCACCGACGCCTTCCGCGGCGAGCGGCTCCCGCCCGGCGTCTCCGTCGACGCGCTGCAGGCCGACCCGCGCGGCATGGCGGACCTGCCGACCGCCCTGCGCCCCGAGGCCGTCCACGCGTACGCCGCCGCCATCACGGACGTCTTCCTGTACGCCGTTCCCCTCGCCCTCCTCGGCTTCGCACTCGCCTGGCTGTTCAAGGAGGACAAGCTGCGTACCTCGGCCCCCGCGCCCGACGGCACCGGGGCGCCGGCCGGCCGGTCGGCGGAGCGGCCGGCCCCCGACGAGGCGGGCCGCGCGCTGTCCCTGCTCGGCACCCACGAGGGACGGCGCGAGATCTACCGGACGACCACCGTCCGCGCGGGCTGCGACCTGCTGCCCGCGACGAGCTGGCTGCTGCTGGGGATCAAGGAGGGCGGCCCGGTGGAAGCCGCTCTGCTCGCCGAACGCAGCACCCTCCCGCCCGCCGTCGTCCTGGAGGCCGCCCGCCAGGCCGAGGCGCGACACCTCGTCGCACGCGAGGGCCCCGACCTCGTCCTGACCGACGACGGGTGCGCGGTCGTGGAGCGGCTGGCGCGGGCGCAGGAGGAGTTCCTGGCCGAACTGCTCGGCGACCGGTGGGGGCCGGACCGGCCGACCGACCTGGTGCGGCTGGCGCACGAGCTGACGGAGGAACTGGGCGGCTCGAGAGCCGGAAACCCGCACGACGACAGCCCGGAAGGCCCGCACGGCGAGCGGCCGGAGGCACCCGTCGGTTGA
- a CDS encoding GNAT family N-acetyltransferase, which translates to MTWTIRPEHPGSPVAAALWRAYYTEVSDRWYLLHEGRRTDPAELEREVAAQSGADLVPPRGRLLVARYAGEPAGSAGVRLLDAATAELTRVFVHEAMRGRGGAALLVGAAEEAARASGATRLILDTRSDLVEARALYARLGFTETEPHNAGPYAERWFAKHLA; encoded by the coding sequence ATGACGTGGACCATCCGCCCCGAACACCCCGGCTCCCCCGTCGCCGCCGCGCTCTGGCGGGCGTACTACACCGAGGTCAGCGACCGCTGGTATCTGCTGCACGAGGGGCGCCGGACCGACCCGGCGGAGCTGGAGCGCGAGGTCGCCGCCCAGTCGGGCGCCGACCTCGTGCCGCCGCGGGGGCGTCTGCTGGTCGCGCGGTACGCGGGCGAGCCGGCGGGCAGCGCGGGGGTCCGGCTGCTGGACGCCGCGACCGCCGAACTCACCCGGGTCTTCGTCCACGAGGCGATGCGCGGCAGGGGCGGTGCGGCGCTGCTGGTGGGCGCCGCCGAGGAAGCGGCCCGCGCGTCGGGAGCCACCCGGCTGATCCTCGACACGCGCTCGGACCTCGTGGAGGCCCGGGCCCTGTACGCCCGGCTCGGTTTCACCGAGACCGAGCCGCACAACGCGGGGCCGTACGCCGAGCGCTGGTTCGCCAAGCACCTCGCTTGA
- a CDS encoding DUF1992 domain-containing protein — MTERKPPGVDFESWVDKQIRDAEARGEFERLPGAGKPLPADMESPYDELWWVRRKLAREGHSVLPPTLALRKEAEDALAAAYAAPSERIVRKIITDVNAKIRDMMFKPPPGPPLGKKPYDVEDVVRQWRERRAGAAGDGQQGPPA; from the coding sequence ATGACCGAGCGAAAGCCGCCGGGCGTCGACTTCGAGTCCTGGGTGGACAAGCAGATCCGTGACGCCGAGGCGCGCGGCGAGTTCGAACGGCTGCCGGGGGCGGGCAAGCCGCTGCCCGCCGACATGGAGTCCCCGTACGACGAGTTGTGGTGGGTCAGGCGGAAGCTGGCCCGCGAGGGCCACTCCGTGCTGCCGCCGACGCTGGCCCTGCGCAAGGAGGCCGAGGACGCCCTGGCGGCGGCCTACGCGGCCCCTTCCGAACGGATCGTCCGGAAGATCATCACGGACGTCAACGCCAAGATCCGCGACATGATGTTCAAGCCCCCGCCCGGCCCCCCGCTGGGCAAGAAGCCGTACGACGTCGAGGACGTCGTACGGCAGTGGCGGGAGCGCCGGGCGGGGGCGGCGGGGGACGGGCAGCAGGGCCCGCCCGCCTGA
- a CDS encoding O-methyltransferase, whose protein sequence is MGESQLWHAVDDYFAARLAPDDEALAAALRDSEAAGLPPIAVAPNQGKLLQLLARTQGARYILEIGTLGGYSTIWLARALPADGRLITLEYEPRHAEVATRNIGRAGLDRLVEVRVGPALESLPRLADENPPPFDLVFIDADKVNNPHYLEWALRLTRTGSLIVLDNVVRGGRVIDADSTAPDVLGTRAALDLIADHPRLTGTAVQTVGGKGYDGFALARVLE, encoded by the coding sequence ATGGGCGAATCGCAGCTCTGGCACGCGGTGGACGACTACTTCGCCGCCCGTCTCGCACCCGACGACGAGGCTCTGGCGGCCGCCCTGCGGGACAGCGAGGCCGCAGGGCTCCCGCCCATCGCCGTCGCCCCCAACCAGGGCAAGCTGCTCCAGCTCCTCGCCCGGACGCAGGGTGCCCGGTACATCCTGGAGATCGGCACCCTCGGCGGCTACAGCACCATCTGGCTGGCCCGCGCCCTCCCGGCCGACGGGCGGCTGATCACGCTGGAGTACGAGCCGCGCCACGCCGAGGTCGCCACCCGCAACATCGGCCGCGCGGGCCTGGACCGGCTCGTCGAGGTGCGGGTGGGCCCGGCGCTGGAGTCGCTGCCCCGGCTGGCCGACGAGAACCCTCCCCCGTTCGACCTGGTCTTCATCGACGCCGACAAGGTCAACAACCCGCACTACCTGGAGTGGGCCCTGAGGCTCACCCGCACGGGCAGCCTGATCGTCCTCGACAACGTCGTCCGGGGCGGCCGGGTGATCGACGCGGACAGCACCGCGCCGGACGTGCTGGGCACCCGCGCCGCCCTCGACCTGATCGCCGACCACCCGCGGCTGACCGGTACGGCGGTCCAGACGGTCGGCGGCAAGGGCTACGACGGCTTCGCGCTGGCGCGGGTGCTGGAGTGA
- a CDS encoding bifunctional glycosyltransferase 87/phosphatase PAP2 family protein has translation MANAEHRGRPAETFGATTVDGARTRLHTVRLGLWLLAAVLAVRQVTAVLTTPRGERLMDLETWFGHDGVLRVSGSLYESTRFTGTPFGGLVLKPLSRSAEQALGWGWTFGTLLLVVALGLVAVRALPHPVGRRTALLAAPVAVSLLMLSLPVRNTLWLGQTSVIPVLLVLLGCFVAHGQRTGGALIGVAAALQPTLLLFAPLLWFTGRRRAAAASGVAFAAGTALAWAAMPQDAYTYWVHHMAGVGLGGRADDLANQSLHGALLRLGLEGPLEIGLFLLLGAAVAALGLRRAVRYAHDGQLLLAVAITGCAAIVVSPTAWQHQLLWVLLALVGTVGRRAGDRLLWPVAVVLVMTLPAQMILPNLAVLHPVRDNAVLLTALAAATVIPFLSRTSPYYDSPVPTRYAPPVPARCRYVPLLPFLRRVLSRPNLLLELLLIRVTYAAYSKVRLAATGGRERAEEHAQQILDLERVLHLDIEHAVNHAVVEIGWLRHFFDFYYTSFHFLVPLTVLGLLYWRRPVDYRWARASLGFATLLALLGFWLYPLAPPRLMPNLGIIDTVHGVQDFSQPDYGTLTALTNQYAAMPSLHFGWSLWCGVVIALIAPKPWMKALGLLHPLFTAAAIVATGNHWILDAAGGALVVAAGFGLTHLFQGPRARTTTPPAPGPEDAPAVPHQAASPERSESPERPEKERA, from the coding sequence GTGGCGAACGCGGAACACAGGGGGCGACCGGCGGAGACGTTCGGAGCCACGACCGTCGACGGTGCCCGGACACGTCTGCACACGGTGCGCCTCGGACTGTGGCTGCTCGCCGCCGTCCTGGCCGTACGACAGGTCACCGCCGTCCTGACCACCCCGCGCGGGGAGCGGCTCATGGACCTCGAGACCTGGTTCGGGCACGACGGGGTGCTGCGGGTCAGCGGCTCGCTCTACGAGTCGACCCGCTTCACCGGCACCCCCTTCGGCGGGCTCGTCCTCAAACCGCTCAGCAGATCCGCCGAGCAGGCCCTGGGCTGGGGCTGGACCTTCGGCACACTGCTGCTGGTCGTCGCCCTCGGTCTGGTCGCCGTCCGTGCCCTGCCCCACCCGGTCGGCCGGCGCACGGCCCTGCTGGCCGCACCGGTCGCGGTCAGCCTGCTCATGCTGTCGCTGCCCGTGCGCAACACGCTGTGGCTCGGCCAGACCAGCGTCATCCCCGTCCTGCTCGTCCTGCTCGGCTGCTTCGTCGCCCACGGACAGCGGACCGGCGGGGCGCTGATCGGTGTCGCCGCCGCCCTCCAGCCCACCCTGCTGCTCTTCGCCCCGCTGCTGTGGTTCACCGGCCGCCGCCGGGCCGCCGCGGCCTCCGGCGTCGCCTTCGCCGCGGGCACCGCGCTCGCCTGGGCCGCGATGCCGCAGGACGCGTACACCTACTGGGTGCACCACATGGCGGGGGTGGGCCTCGGCGGCCGGGCCGACGACCTCGCCAACCAGTCCCTGCACGGCGCCCTGCTCCGCCTCGGCCTCGAAGGCCCCCTCGAGATCGGGCTCTTCCTGCTGCTCGGCGCGGCCGTCGCGGCGCTCGGCCTGCGCCGCGCCGTCCGCTACGCCCACGACGGCCAGTTGCTGCTCGCGGTCGCGATCACCGGCTGCGCCGCCATCGTCGTCTCCCCGACCGCGTGGCAGCACCAGCTGCTGTGGGTGCTGCTCGCCCTCGTCGGCACCGTCGGCAGACGCGCCGGCGACCGGCTGCTGTGGCCGGTGGCCGTCGTCCTGGTGATGACGCTGCCCGCCCAGATGATCCTGCCGAACCTGGCGGTCCTCCACCCCGTCCGCGACAACGCGGTGCTGCTCACCGCGCTCGCCGCCGCCACGGTGATCCCGTTCCTGTCGCGCACCTCGCCGTACTACGACTCACCCGTCCCGACCCGGTACGCCCCGCCCGTGCCGGCCCGCTGCCGCTACGTCCCGCTGCTGCCGTTCCTGCGCCGGGTCCTGAGCCGCCCCAACCTGCTGCTGGAACTGCTGCTGATCCGGGTCACCTACGCCGCCTACTCCAAGGTGCGGCTCGCGGCGACCGGCGGCAGGGAGCGCGCGGAGGAGCACGCCCAGCAGATCCTCGACCTGGAGCGCGTGCTCCACCTGGACATCGAGCACGCGGTCAACCACGCCGTCGTGGAGATCGGCTGGCTGCGGCACTTCTTCGACTTCTACTACACGTCGTTCCACTTCCTCGTCCCGCTCACGGTCCTCGGCCTGCTGTACTGGCGCCGCCCGGTCGACTACCGCTGGGCCCGCGCGAGCCTGGGCTTCGCCACCCTGCTGGCCCTGCTCGGTTTCTGGCTCTACCCGCTGGCCCCGCCGCGCCTGATGCCGAACCTCGGGATCATCGACACCGTGCACGGCGTCCAGGACTTCTCCCAGCCGGACTACGGCACCCTCACCGCCCTCACCAACCAGTACGCGGCGATGCCGTCCCTGCACTTCGGCTGGTCCCTGTGGTGCGGCGTGGTCATCGCGCTCATCGCCCCGAAGCCGTGGATGAAGGCACTCGGCCTGCTGCACCCCCTGTTCACGGCCGCCGCGATCGTCGCCACCGGTAACCACTGGATCCTGGACGCGGCCGGCGGCGCGCTCGTCGTCGCCGCCGGCTTCGGCCTGACCCACCTCTTCCAGGGCCCCCGCGCCCGCACGACCACGCCCCCGGCACCCGGGCCCGAGGACGCCCCGGCGGTACCGCACCAGGCGGCGAGCCCGGAGCGGTCGGAAAGCCCGGAGCGACCGGAGAAGGAACGCGCCTGA
- a CDS encoding transglycosylase SLT domain-containing protein, which yields MSAASILRAVATPKKALAGAALAAAACGTLIAATPAQAAPTATGSAQATAQQIVGDPAQYQCFSNIVQRESGWNHTATNASSGAYGLVQALPATKMASAGSDWKTNPATQIQWGLSYMNERYGSPCAAWDFWQSNNWY from the coding sequence GTGTCCGCCGCTTCCATCCTCCGCGCCGTCGCCACTCCGAAGAAGGCCCTCGCCGGTGCCGCTCTCGCCGCCGCGGCCTGCGGCACGCTGATCGCCGCCACCCCCGCGCAGGCGGCCCCCACGGCCACGGGCTCGGCCCAGGCGACCGCGCAGCAGATCGTCGGCGACCCCGCGCAGTACCAGTGCTTCTCGAACATCGTCCAGCGCGAGAGCGGCTGGAACCACACCGCCACCAACGCCTCCAGCGGCGCCTACGGCCTGGTCCAGGCCCTGCCCGCCACCAAGATGGCCTCGGCCGGCTCCGACTGGAAGACCAACCCCGCCACCCAGATCCAGTGGGGCCTCAGCTACATGAACGAGCGCTACGGCAGCCCCTGCGCCGCCTGGGACTTCTGGCAGTCCAACAACTGGTACTGA